One segment of Anatilimnocola aggregata DNA contains the following:
- a CDS encoding sialate O-acetylesterase, which produces MNYLRMFALSLFAFAIAPVLGSEELGPIKVYILAGQSNMEGKAKVSLLDYQIEQPATRELFQHWRRDGKWLERDDVRIKFFDRAGPLTVGYGSPKCIGPELEFGTVVGNHFSEPVLLIKTAWGGRSLYRDFRSPSAGLPTDEVLQKILAQQQKKTPAATLAEIKISFGNSYRAMLAEVKQTLADLPAHFPADAKQGYEVAGFIWFQGWNDMINAEYTAEYSTNLQHFIRDVRKDLNVPQLPFVIGQMGVDGVNPSVGVQKFKAAQAKVLDSPEFKSNAALVKTDVYWDQDAAAVFKKGWKEHVAEWNKVGSDFPFHYLGSPKTMLGIGHAFGEAALQLRESANK; this is translated from the coding sequence ATGAACTACCTTCGTATGTTCGCCCTGTCGTTGTTCGCTTTTGCCATTGCCCCGGTGCTGGGGTCCGAGGAGCTAGGCCCCATCAAGGTTTACATACTCGCCGGTCAGTCGAATATGGAAGGGAAGGCCAAAGTCTCGCTCCTCGACTATCAAATCGAACAACCAGCCACGCGCGAGTTATTTCAACATTGGCGACGCGACGGCAAGTGGCTTGAGCGTGACGACGTCCGCATCAAGTTCTTCGACCGCGCCGGACCGCTGACCGTGGGCTATGGTTCGCCCAAGTGCATCGGGCCCGAATTGGAGTTTGGCACTGTCGTCGGCAACCACTTCTCGGAACCAGTGCTCCTCATCAAAACGGCCTGGGGCGGCCGAAGTCTTTATCGCGACTTTCGCTCTCCCAGTGCAGGGCTGCCAACAGATGAAGTGCTGCAAAAGATACTCGCGCAACAGCAAAAAAAGACGCCCGCCGCCACACTCGCCGAAATCAAAATATCGTTCGGCAACTCGTATCGCGCCATGCTCGCGGAAGTGAAGCAAACGCTGGCAGATTTGCCGGCACATTTCCCAGCGGACGCAAAGCAAGGTTACGAAGTGGCTGGCTTCATCTGGTTTCAAGGCTGGAACGATATGATTAACGCTGAATACACGGCCGAATACTCCACCAATCTGCAACACTTCATTCGCGACGTGCGCAAGGACCTGAACGTTCCCCAACTACCGTTTGTGATTGGACAAATGGGAGTCGATGGCGTGAATCCGAGCGTTGGCGTTCAGAAGTTCAAAGCTGCCCAGGCAAAGGTGCTCGATTCGCCAGAATTTAAGTCGAACGCCGCGCTTGTAAAGACCGACGTCTATTGGGACCAGGACGCAGCCGCCGTTTTCAAAAAGGGATGGAAAGAACATGTTGCTGAGTGGAACAAGGTCGGCAGCGACTTTCCCTTTCACTATTTAGGCAGTCCGAAAACGATGCTGGGCATTGGTCACGCTTTCGGAGAGGCTGCTCTGCAACTACGCGAAAGTGCAAATAAGTAG
- a CDS encoding DUF1990 family protein — translation MILLRKPAPDRVHAYLAAQQREPCSYNFCGVTRDIPNVETPAGFVFDHRRVVIGTGDAAWHAARAAIESWVMFGNGWTELYAPIGAPRVGNVVGMLVRIGGCWWLNPCRVLYEIDEIQPVRRCGFGYGTLNDHAESGEERFLIEQDEMGQVWYDLAAFSRPRNPLARLFNPWVRHIQRRFGRESVVAMVDFVSRIAN, via the coding sequence ATGATACTGCTCCGCAAGCCTGCTCCTGATCGCGTTCACGCCTATCTTGCCGCTCAGCAGCGCGAACCTTGTTCGTACAATTTCTGCGGCGTAACGCGCGACATTCCTAATGTTGAAACGCCTGCAGGATTTGTTTTCGACCATCGGCGTGTCGTAATCGGCACTGGCGATGCCGCTTGGCACGCTGCGCGAGCGGCAATTGAGTCGTGGGTGATGTTCGGCAACGGTTGGACCGAGTTGTATGCACCAATTGGTGCACCGAGAGTCGGAAATGTCGTCGGGATGCTGGTTCGAATCGGCGGCTGCTGGTGGCTCAATCCCTGCCGCGTATTGTATGAGATTGATGAGATTCAGCCTGTCCGCCGCTGCGGGTTCGGCTACGGCACGCTGAACGACCATGCAGAATCTGGTGAAGAGCGTTTCTTAATTGAACAGGATGAAATGGGCCAAGTGTGGTACGACCTGGCTGCTTTTTCGAGACCACGAAACCCACTTGCGCGATTGTTCAACCCATGGGTTCGCCACATTCAGCGCCGATTCGGCCGCGAATCGGTGGTTGCGATGGTCGACTTTGTCTCTCGCATTGCAAATTGA
- a CDS encoding beta strand repeat-containing protein has product MTRFATVSRLALRRLRNRYAAALRARRTLFEQLEDRAVLAATLTWVGDVDSNWATNSGGNTNWSGNSLPADGDTLVFDISGSNLTQVNNTTAGNSYTLQYSSGGYVLTGNSIALNNSGDDIVSSSGTNQLNLPLALAPGSTFNIGAGIVTVGGTISGSGDLVKVGAGRLTLSGTNTYSGSTTISGGILSANTSAALGNETSTNTLILNGGTLLATGNIVSPAARGVMLNGSSTSTIDANALAITIDGIISGGTTGVDSLTLISTSTSATPGSVTLTGNNTYFGNTITNKPSINLRHSNALGASGAGNATTVKSGAAGSIGTALNLNPQSTAIDVPESLHLSGLSANRVALQNLTLNNTFSGPIDITSTGSVAQIYSEGSGSLTVTGDITGALTSTTFFIRGASTSLSNRLLGSVNFTGGNLSKTGAGTWFIGAAGKTYSWNNTVVASQVLRLGADNVLPPTGTLTLGEGSNLTTRLDLNGFNQTTTDVTISYASATSLVPTISTGTGTLTLNGNLSYNINTAYTGTGGLISGNLDLGGGTRTFNIGQATPAIDFTISAAISNGSLTKTGLGTLALTGTNTYEGTTTISAGTLSVTGSLSNSTDVSVALGATYNVGASDTIDGLFGSGNVILGTNSLTVGGNNEAMPSFGGGISGTGSVIKAGNGVQAFTGTNSYLGTTSVNAGTLQLQGGTTISDMAGTVTVQPGAELQLLTDETVSSFVGIDDPANEVDGLLALGANQLTTLGDATIANVTTASGGRLVAQGAIIDGDLDNNVTGPNIFLQAATGIGSGDAIETAVVDATLSSMTGSVAITELDALNLLGLSAFDGNATITAGGALTDDATAAISVSGSAAFSASSITLGEAAGNALNLGSLTFTATAGGTTIHENSALDLFGSSSATGSIVLTSLDTGATGENITLPLGAALTSSGGSVTLNAGDDALLDGDVNALTQVTVNVDAGDGESNGVGEVAPGSGGTVTINGVITVNGGAGTTFLNGGDDYDTFDFDPQTTTSFSVNGNAPHGTADGDRLVITVPALTVQTVSDVGSGGFSFAPTANPALDPVTYVSIEEQDVTGGPLNLLIDLTPVYNGVNNQLTMQRVGADLVINRLGTGPVTGNFYTGTLATINSLEIRGGGQNDSVEVFDTGTGLPDFVGTVPGVTNNPNVVGTPEFLFTGGAGTDVLTFNLGLASTAQVYGIGSGSGTAANDGEISTTNPANTLITYFTSVSEVNRAGFNATAGGLQILGDLSGNTINTTDNGGGETRVQPTGYTPFDFSGDNFSSFEVYGLRGSDTLTLTSFGSGQTNNPTIVLDGSNPTGFGGPTDDGLADTLRVLSTSSNTGLVTLLGGLGSDQFFLAGPGLTVDDIAGPVVVDGEDNNLAGNNDQLFIDDSGDTTADPNVLIAAAGGMNADYAVTGINASGVTFRNIDSFDYTGTQGGDTIDGRFTPTNVPHDLNTVALRGFDGDDQFLLFTSNQWGGVTPVTELPFTRVASGVGTISLYGNDGEDIFGETPAPVIGNTGAMHVGLAVPATTRLIRPTTAATAGGSTIFIDGGDPVPALNQAGDTVGDVLNLDVTDVPKNTAMIVGAGSSGNVLSANTAPFSWVSIEDLNLVDNGKLTGVQIGDVFGRGTTGNDLMQISANATAALPHQVRVRIGGAIMNYNVPGKAVLYGGNGVDTMSQTTAKIPAVFYGEAGNDSLAGGSNNDWLVGGDGNDQITGGEGQNVIWGDNAPTNPGDPTPQDFQGPNDGNDSISSGNGADVIYAGGGHDVVNSGGGNDYIHAGAGNDSVDAGAGDDRVYGYSGNDTLQGNSGNDLLSGGDGNDWLLGHSGNNVLIGGTGSDTLSGGDGNDLLITGGLGGEENSTWTSAPNTMTYAANTYSDPMDNDAALLALLTAWQGNSNAAAPPPEVLALLPIIAPDGSDDDAWGGNGSDLFSWDAADMADESLTAPGPNDFNNPATGPDVRLI; this is encoded by the coding sequence ATGACACGCTTCGCGACTGTTTCCCGCCTCGCACTTCGCCGCTTGCGAAATCGATACGCTGCTGCACTCCGCGCGCGTCGTACCCTTTTCGAACAACTGGAGGATCGCGCAGTCCTAGCCGCTACGTTGACGTGGGTGGGTGACGTCGATAGCAACTGGGCGACCAATAGCGGAGGGAACACTAACTGGTCTGGGAACTCTCTCCCAGCGGATGGTGACACTTTGGTGTTCGATATCAGCGGTTCCAATTTGACACAAGTCAACAACACCACAGCCGGCAACAGTTACACGCTACAGTACTCATCGGGCGGATATGTGCTCACCGGCAACAGCATCGCTCTCAACAATTCTGGAGACGATATTGTGTCCTCGTCGGGAACCAATCAACTCAACTTGCCGTTGGCACTAGCGCCTGGCAGCACGTTCAATATCGGGGCTGGAATTGTGACAGTCGGCGGAACCATTTCGGGTTCCGGCGATTTGGTGAAGGTCGGGGCCGGACGTCTTACATTGAGCGGAACCAATACCTATTCAGGCAGCACCACCATCAGCGGCGGAATCTTATCTGCAAATACGAGCGCTGCGCTCGGCAATGAGACCTCTACGAACACGCTGATCTTGAATGGTGGCACACTGCTCGCGACGGGCAACATCGTTTCTCCAGCAGCACGTGGCGTCATGCTCAATGGATCAAGCACTAGCACGATCGATGCGAATGCGCTCGCAATTACGATTGACGGCATCATTAGTGGCGGGACCACTGGTGTCGATAGCCTGACGCTCATCTCGACCTCAACCTCGGCTACGCCGGGATCGGTGACGCTGACTGGCAACAATACTTACTTTGGCAACACAATTACCAACAAACCCAGCATCAATTTGCGACATAGCAACGCCCTGGGTGCCTCCGGTGCTGGAAACGCCACAACTGTCAAGTCTGGTGCTGCTGGCAGCATTGGCACGGCGCTCAACTTGAATCCACAGTCCACGGCGATTGATGTTCCAGAATCGTTGCACTTGAGTGGCCTTTCCGCCAACCGCGTGGCGCTGCAGAACTTAACGCTCAACAATACTTTCTCAGGCCCCATCGATATTACGAGCACCGGCAGCGTTGCTCAAATCTACTCAGAAGGCTCAGGTTCGCTGACCGTCACTGGCGACATCACAGGTGCGCTCACCAGTACTACTTTCTTTATTCGCGGAGCGTCGACCAGCCTCTCAAACCGTTTGCTGGGCAGCGTTAATTTCACGGGAGGTAACTTATCAAAAACCGGCGCGGGCACCTGGTTCATCGGTGCGGCCGGCAAGACCTACAGTTGGAACAACACAGTCGTCGCGAGCCAGGTTCTGCGATTGGGTGCCGATAACGTACTGCCACCGACGGGAACGCTTACTCTCGGGGAAGGTTCGAATCTGACCACGCGGCTCGATCTCAACGGGTTCAATCAAACCACGACCGACGTCACCATTTCTTACGCCAGCGCGACGTCCCTGGTGCCAACCATTAGTACCGGAACAGGCACCCTCACACTCAATGGCAACCTAAGTTACAACATCAATACCGCATACACGGGCACTGGAGGGCTGATTTCTGGCAACCTCGACTTGGGGGGCGGTACACGCACATTCAATATCGGCCAGGCAACTCCCGCCATCGATTTCACCATTAGTGCAGCCATCAGCAATGGTAGTCTTACCAAGACTGGCCTCGGCACGTTGGCACTGACCGGTACCAACACCTACGAGGGCACCACTACCATCTCTGCGGGAACGCTATCGGTCACCGGGTCGCTCTCTAATTCGACCGACGTGAGTGTAGCGCTAGGTGCCACCTACAACGTCGGGGCCAGCGATACCATTGATGGCTTGTTCGGATCGGGTAACGTGATCCTCGGCACTAATTCTCTCACGGTTGGTGGCAACAACGAAGCCATGCCAAGTTTTGGCGGTGGCATCAGTGGGACTGGTAGCGTCATCAAGGCGGGAAATGGCGTACAAGCATTTACTGGCACGAATAGCTATCTGGGCACCACGAGTGTCAACGCGGGCACGTTGCAATTGCAGGGTGGAACGACGATTTCTGATATGGCGGGCACGGTGACGGTGCAGCCCGGCGCGGAACTGCAATTGTTGACGGACGAGACGGTGTCGTCGTTTGTGGGAATTGATGACCCTGCGAATGAAGTGGATGGTTTGTTGGCGCTCGGCGCGAATCAGTTGACGACGCTGGGCGATGCGACGATCGCGAATGTGACCACGGCGAGTGGCGGCCGGCTTGTCGCGCAAGGTGCGATCATCGATGGCGATCTCGACAACAACGTCACAGGCCCGAACATCTTCCTGCAAGCGGCCACCGGCATCGGCAGCGGTGATGCGATCGAAACGGCCGTGGTCGATGCCACGCTCAGCAGCATGACTGGCAGCGTTGCGATTACCGAACTCGATGCGCTCAACTTGCTCGGGCTGTCAGCGTTTGATGGCAATGCCACGATTACTGCAGGTGGCGCGCTAACCGATGACGCAACTGCCGCGATCAGCGTGAGCGGAAGTGCAGCCTTCTCGGCTTCGAGCATCACGCTCGGCGAAGCGGCGGGGAATGCGCTAAACTTAGGCTCGCTCACATTCACGGCCACGGCCGGCGGCACGACGATCCATGAGAACTCCGCGCTCGATCTGTTCGGTAGCAGTTCCGCGACCGGTTCGATCGTGCTAACCAGCCTCGATACGGGAGCCACCGGGGAGAACATTACCCTGCCGCTCGGCGCTGCCCTCACCTCCTCCGGTGGCAGTGTGACGCTCAATGCGGGTGACGATGCGTTGTTGGATGGAGATGTGAACGCGTTGACGCAGGTGACCGTGAATGTGGATGCGGGCGATGGGGAGTCGAATGGAGTCGGAGAAGTTGCGCCGGGAAGCGGTGGGACGGTGACGATCAATGGTGTGATCACCGTCAACGGCGGCGCTGGCACGACGTTCTTAAACGGCGGCGACGACTATGACACGTTCGACTTCGATCCGCAGACAACGACCTCGTTCAGTGTGAACGGCAACGCGCCGCACGGCACGGCCGACGGCGATCGCCTGGTGATCACGGTCCCGGCACTCACCGTGCAAACGGTCAGCGACGTGGGGAGCGGCGGCTTCTCGTTCGCGCCGACCGCCAATCCGGCGCTCGACCCGGTGACCTACGTCAGCATCGAAGAGCAGGACGTGACCGGCGGTCCGCTGAACCTGCTGATTGATCTCACGCCGGTCTATAACGGGGTCAACAATCAACTCACGATGCAGCGGGTCGGAGCCGACCTGGTGATCAATCGCCTGGGGACGGGCCCGGTCACCGGCAACTTCTACACCGGCACCCTGGCCACGATCAACTCGCTGGAGATTCGCGGCGGCGGGCAGAACGACTCGGTCGAAGTGTTCGACACCGGCACGGGCCTGCCCGACTTCGTCGGCACGGTGCCTGGGGTAACGAATAATCCAAACGTGGTGGGGACGCCGGAGTTCTTGTTCACCGGCGGTGCAGGCACCGATGTGCTGACGTTCAACCTGGGATTGGCCAGCACCGCCCAGGTGTACGGCATCGGCAGTGGCTCGGGAACTGCTGCGAACGACGGCGAGATCAGCACGACCAATCCGGCGAACACGCTGATCACCTACTTCACCAGCGTCAGCGAAGTGAATCGGGCGGGCTTCAATGCCACGGCCGGTGGGCTGCAGATCTTGGGCGACCTGTCAGGCAACACGATCAACACGACCGATAACGGTGGTGGTGAGACCCGCGTCCAGCCGACCGGTTACACGCCGTTCGACTTCAGCGGCGATAACTTCAGCAGCTTCGAAGTCTACGGCCTGCGGGGCAGCGACACGCTGACGCTGACCAGCTTCGGCAGCGGTCAGACGAATAACCCGACCATCGTGCTCGACGGCAGCAATCCGACCGGCTTCGGTGGTCCAACGGACGACGGCCTCGCCGACACGCTCCGCGTCCTCAGCACCAGTTCGAACACCGGACTGGTCACGCTGCTGGGTGGTCTGGGCAGCGATCAGTTCTTCCTCGCGGGTCCGGGCCTGACGGTCGACGACATTGCCGGCCCGGTGGTGGTCGACGGGGAAGACAACAACCTGGCGGGCAATAACGATCAGTTGTTCATCGACGACAGTGGCGACACGACCGCTGACCCGAACGTGCTGATTGCTGCAGCCGGCGGGATGAATGCGGACTATGCGGTGACGGGAATCAACGCCAGCGGGGTGACGTTCCGCAACATCGACAGCTTCGATTACACGGGCACGCAAGGGGGCGACACGATCGACGGCCGGTTCACCCCGACCAATGTGCCGCACGACCTGAACACGGTGGCCCTGCGTGGTTTCGACGGCGACGATCAGTTCCTCCTCTTCACGTCGAACCAATGGGGCGGGGTCACCCCGGTGACGGAGCTACCGTTCACCCGCGTGGCCAGCGGCGTGGGGACGATCAGTCTGTACGGCAACGATGGTGAAGATATCTTCGGCGAAACTCCGGCCCCGGTCATCGGGAACACGGGAGCCATGCACGTGGGCCTAGCCGTCCCCGCCACGACGCGGCTGATTCGTCCGACCACGGCCGCGACTGCGGGGGGAAGCACCATCTTCATCGACGGTGGCGATCCGGTGCCGGCGCTCAATCAGGCCGGCGATACGGTGGGCGATGTGCTGAACCTGGATGTCACGGACGTGCCGAAGAACACGGCGATGATCGTGGGAGCCGGTTCGTCGGGGAACGTCCTCAGCGCCAACACGGCTCCCTTCAGTTGGGTCAGCATCGAAGACCTCAACCTGGTCGACAACGGCAAGTTGACGGGCGTGCAGATCGGCGACGTGTTCGGCCGCGGGACCACGGGGAACGACCTGATGCAGATCTCGGCCAATGCCACGGCCGCGCTTCCGCATCAGGTGCGGGTGCGCATCGGCGGCGCGATCATGAACTACAACGTGCCGGGCAAGGCCGTGCTGTACGGCGGCAACGGAGTCGACACGATGTCGCAGACCACGGCCAAGATCCCGGCCGTGTTCTATGGCGAAGCGGGCAACGATTCGCTGGCGGGGGGCTCGAACAACGACTGGCTGGTGGGTGGCGACGGGAACGATCAGATCACAGGTGGCGAAGGCCAGAACGTGATCTGGGGGGATAACGCGCCGACGAATCCGGGCGACCCGACTCCGCAGGACTTCCAAGGCCCGAACGACGGTAACGACTCGATCAGTTCGGGCAACGGAGCCGACGTGATCTATGCCGGTGGTGGCCACGACGTGGTGAACTCCGGTGGGGGCAACGACTACATCCATGCCGGGGCTGGTAACGACAGCGTCGATGCCGGGGCCGGAGACGACCGGGTGTATGGCTACAGCGGCAACGATACGCTGCAAGGCAACAGCGGCAACGACCTGCTGTCGGGCGGCGACGGTAACGATTGGCTGCTGGGTCACTCGGGGAACAACGTGCTAATCGGTGGCACGGGGAGCGACACGCTCTCGGGTGGGGACGGCAACGACCTGCTGATCACCGGTGGGCTGGGTGGTGAAGAGAACAGCACCTGGACTTCGGCTCCCAACACGATGACCTATGCGGCGAACACCTACAGCGACCCAATGGATAACGACGCAGCCCTGCTCGCACTCCTGACGGCCTGGCAGGGGAACTCCAACGCCGCTGCACCACCGCCCGAAGTGCTTGCCCTGCTCCCCATCATCGCGCCCGACGGCTCGGACGACGACGCCTGGGGCGGCAACGGCAGCGACCTCTTCAGCTGGGACGCCGCCGACATGGCCGACGAATCCCTCACCGCCCCCGGCCCCAACGACTTCAACAACCCAGCCACAGGACCTGACGTCCGACTGATCTAA
- a CDS encoding UvrB/UvrC motif-containing protein, which translates to MARKENIDRLLRDWPYDPQGISVRKKKGDDGREVLQMRLDLGLLQLEVQGRPDGTHPEGQDTFYEHLKKKADAEGETFQMSEEECEEADREFVQYYHRRVCWLALREFESAVADADHTLALMDFCREFSPDDQWTLSHEQYRPFVLFHRTQAAALAALGEGGAEVAVEALNQGLDQIRKVFADYEAEEEYDEDELVTRLIELRESLRQHFGVGQTLQERLEEAVASEKYELAAEIRDQLAKRTNAR; encoded by the coding sequence ATGGCACGCAAAGAGAACATCGATCGACTACTGCGAGATTGGCCGTATGATCCGCAAGGGATCAGCGTCCGCAAAAAGAAGGGGGACGACGGTCGTGAAGTGCTGCAAATGCGTCTCGACCTCGGCCTGTTGCAACTCGAAGTCCAAGGTCGTCCCGATGGCACGCATCCCGAAGGGCAAGACACTTTCTACGAACATTTGAAAAAGAAAGCCGATGCTGAAGGCGAAACATTTCAAATGTCCGAAGAAGAGTGCGAAGAAGCTGATCGTGAATTTGTGCAGTATTATCATCGGCGAGTCTGTTGGCTGGCGCTGCGAGAGTTCGAAAGTGCCGTGGCCGATGCCGACCACACGCTCGCGTTAATGGACTTCTGCCGCGAGTTTTCGCCCGATGATCAATGGACTCTGTCGCACGAGCAATACCGCCCTTTTGTCCTCTTTCACCGCACGCAGGCGGCCGCGCTGGCTGCACTTGGCGAAGGAGGCGCAGAGGTAGCGGTCGAAGCGTTGAACCAGGGGCTGGATCAGATTCGGAAAGTCTTTGCCGACTACGAAGCTGAAGAAGAGTACGACGAGGATGAACTGGTGACCCGGTTGATCGAACTCCGTGAATCGTTGCGTCAGCATTTCGGCGTGGGCCAAACGTTGCAAGAACGACTCGAGGAGGCGGTGGCTTCGGAAAAATATGAACTGGCAGCAGAAATCCGCGATCAACTGGCCAAGCGAACGAACGCCCGTTAA